In Aquipuribacter hungaricus, the sequence GGGCGCCCGACGCCAAGGGGGAGGCCGACCTGGAGCCGCTGGACGCGGCCGGCTCCGCGCGGCTGGTCACCGTGCTCACCGCCTGCTGGGACGCCCTCGACGCCGTGGTCGCGCGGGCGCCGGCCGAGCTCACCCGGGGCCCGCGGGGCGGCGGCCGGGACCGGGACAAGGTGCGCGACCACGTGCAGGAGGCCGAGCGGAGCTACGGCCGCACCATCGGGGTGCGGGTGCCGCCGCGGACGCCGTGGCCCGAGCAGCGGGAGCTGCTGCTGACGGGGGTCGTGGCCGGCGTCGGCGCTCCCCCGCCGACCACGGGCTGGCCGGTCCGCTACTGGGCCCGCCGGGCGGCCTGGCACGTGCTGGACCACGCCTGGGAGATCGAGGACCGGACGCCCTCAGCCTGACGGCGGGGCCCCCTGGCCCGCCCCGTCCGGGCCCGCGCCGTCGAGAGCTCCGTCGAGGGCCCGGAGCATGCGGACCAGCGCCACCCGCCGGTAGGAGTCGTCGACGAGCTCGGCCATCTCCTCCCAGTCCACCGGCGGCAGGTCGTCGGCCTCGCGCAGGTCGAACCCGAGCCAGCCCGCCGGCCCGACGTAGGGCGGCACCGAGGCCCGCGGGTGCTGCAGCAGGGCCTCCCGGTCGCCGTCGTCGGGGTGCACGACGAGGCGCAGGTCGTCCTCGCCGGCGATGCCGTACTGGGCGAACACCCGCCTGCCGGCGACGAAGTGCGGGCGCCCGTGCGACTCCCGCTCGCCCGCCTCCGGGTAGCCCAGGCACATCGCCCGGACCCGGGCGAGCAGGGGGTCGTCCTCGTCGTACATCCGCGGGTGCGCCATGGCGGGACGCTGCCAGGGACCTCCGACAACCGACCGACCTCGCCCACTGGGCAGCCCTCCCGGAGTGTCACGGTTCTGTAACGGCACTTGACCGTGGTTTGTTAGGCAACTTCACTAACAAACGTGTCGATGACGACCACGCCGCCGGGGTCCAGGTCCCGGGCGCTGCGCCCCACCGGGCGCGCGCTGCCTGCCCACGCGCGGGCGCACAACCGCAGCCTGCTCCTGCAGTCGCTGGTCAGCGCCGGCCCCCACAGCCGGGCCGACCTGGCCCGGGCGACCGGCCTCACCCGCGTCACCGTGTCCGACGTCGTCGCCGCGCTCATCGACGACGGGCTCGTCGTGGAGCTCGGCGTCCGCCCGGGCACCCGTGTCGGCAAGCCGGCCGAGCTGGTCGGCGTCGACCCCGACGGCGCCCACATCGTGGCGGTGGACCTGTCCGACGACCGGTGCGTGAGCGGCGCGGTCGTCGACCTCGCCGGCCAGGTGCGGCGCACGGTCCAGGTGCCCCGCCGCGGCGCGCACGGCCAGGCGGCCGTCGACCTGCTCGTCGCCACCGTCCGCGACCTCGTCGGCGCCGCGACCGCGCCGCTGCTCGGCGTCGGCATCGGGACCCCCGGCATCGTCAGCGGCGGCGTGGTGGCCGAGGCCCCCAACCTCGGCTGGACCGACGTCGCCCTGGCGCGGCTGGTGTCCGACGCCGTGGGCCTGCCGGTGCACGTCGCCAACGACGCCAACGCCGCCGCGCTCGCCGAGCACAGCCACGGCGGCGCGGTCGACCGCGGCCTGCTCGTCCTCACCGTCGGGCTCGGCGTGGGCGCCGGCCTGCTGCTGGACGGCGCGCTGCTGCACGGTCCCCACCACGCGGCCGGCGAGATCGGCCACGTCGTCGTCGACGAGCGCGGCGGACCGTGCGCCTGCGGGCGGACCGGCTGCCTGGAGACCGTCCTGGCCGTGCCCGCCCTGCGCGCCGCCACCGAGGGCCTCCCCCCGGCGGCCGCCGAGCGTGCCCTCGCCTCGGCAGGCCGCCGGCTCGGGCAGGCACTGGCCCCCATCGTCGGGGTCCTCGACCTGCAGCAGGTGGTGCTCGCGGGACCGGCCGAGCTGCTGGGCGGGCCCCTGCTGCGCGCGACCGCGGCCACCGTCCGGCGCCGGGCGATGCCCGTCGTCGCCGAGGCGGTCGAGATCCGGCTGTCCGCCCTGGCGGACCGGGGCGTGCTGCTCGGCGCCTCCGTCCTCGTCCTGTCCGGCGAGCTCGGCGTCACCTGAGCGCCCGCCGCACCGCAGCACCTCAAGCACGGCAGCACCCCTCGGCACCCAGCACCGCAGCACGGCACACCCACCGGACCACGACCCAGGAGGACCACCATGAGACCTGTACCCGCCGGGGCGGCCGTCGCCACCGCCGCCCTCCTGCTCGCCGCGTGCGGCTCGGCCGCCGACGCCACCGGGACGGGGGGCAGCTCCCCCGACGGCGGCACCGAGGCCGGCGGCCAGACCGTCCGGCTCTGGCTCAACGGCGAGGACACGCCCCAGGAGATGGTCGACTACGCCGTCGCGGAGTTCGAGGCCGCCCACCCCGGGGTCACCGTGGAGTTCGAGCGGCAGCAGTGGACCGGCCTGGTCGAGAAGCTCACGACGTCGCTGTCGAGCAACGACAGCCCCGACGTCGTCGAGCTGGGCAACACGCAGGCCCAGGCGTTCGAGGCCGCCGGCGCGCTCCACGACCTCACCGACAAGAAGGAGGAGCTCGGCGGGGACGACCTGCTCACCAGCCTCGTCGAGGCCGGCACCTACGACGACCGGTTCTACGGCGTCCCCTACTACGCCGGCGCGCGCGTCGTCTTCTACCGCACGGACCACTT encodes:
- a CDS encoding MmcQ/YjbR family DNA-binding protein encodes the protein MAHPRMYDEDDPLLARVRAMCLGYPEAGERESHGRPHFVAGRRVFAQYGIAGEDDLRLVVHPDDGDREALLQHPRASVPPYVGPAGWLGFDLREADDLPPVDWEEMAELVDDSYRRVALVRMLRALDGALDGAGPDGAGQGAPPSG
- a CDS encoding ROK family protein translates to MTTTPPGSRSRALRPTGRALPAHARAHNRSLLLQSLVSAGPHSRADLARATGLTRVTVSDVVAALIDDGLVVELGVRPGTRVGKPAELVGVDPDGAHIVAVDLSDDRCVSGAVVDLAGQVRRTVQVPRRGAHGQAAVDLLVATVRDLVGAATAPLLGVGIGTPGIVSGGVVAEAPNLGWTDVALARLVSDAVGLPVHVANDANAAALAEHSHGGAVDRGLLVLTVGLGVGAGLLLDGALLHGPHHAAGEIGHVVVDERGGPCACGRTGCLETVLAVPALRAATEGLPPAAAERALASAGRRLGQALAPIVGVLDLQQVVLAGPAELLGGPLLRATAATVRRRAMPVVAEAVEIRLSALADRGVLLGASVLVLSGELGVT